The Culex pipiens pallens isolate TS chromosome 2, TS_CPP_V2, whole genome shotgun sequence DNA window aaataatgacttcacgcactgaaaccaacgaaactcaagcttagtaatgttttatgaatggtctaataactttttttttgtaaaaatatcagttaaattcaggtgttccacaattatggaacaggcaatttggaggcagtgttttgctgctctgaatgaaatagtcttgagatgcagttttttgttttaaaagtactacttttactagtgaaatagcaagagaatgtccaaataaaggtcataaaaatagtagggtcgacagaaaagatgcatttggcatgctattgacaaattatcacaaaagtgttccgaatttgtgggtgttccgaatatgtgggatgactgtactaaaTTGACAGAATGGCTTGTCAGTAAAATGGTCTGGAATATATTGTTCAGAAGCAGTCCAATTTATACTGTTTAAAATGGTCTGCCTTGCttgccaaaaaaaaaggaaatacttTGGGAATTGATCAATACTTATAAGCTAGTTAAAAGAAAACTCAACACGTTACTCAACGTAACAAGATCAACGCTTTACTCAATCACTCCGCAGTGTTCTGCGAAATCCAGGTCCGATACGCGGACACTCGAGTGTACACATCGGGCTCCTGTCTACCGCACGGCACTCCCCACGAGACGATTCCCTCCTGCAGGCCACTGAAGGTCAACGGACTGCCACCATCTCCCATGCAGACACCAGCACCAACCGTACTGGATGCACACATCGAGAACTCGTGGATTCGTCCAACGGTTCCGGCACCGTGCCTGTTCATGCACTCCTCCCTCGTGATGATGTCCACGCTGGCATACTGCAGGTGGTTCGACAGCAATCCAGTAACCTGCGAAACCCGACATGATTACTTGAAgagtcaaaaaataataatatgagCTCTCACCGCGGTTTGTCCCCACCCGGACAACGTAGCACCGGCTCCCTCCTCCAACAGTTCAGCGGCCAAGCTGACCGGACCAACTCTGCTGCTGAACACGATCGGAACGGCCACGCGGATCACCGCGATATCGTTGGCCAAATTGCCCTCCGCATACTGCGGGTGGACCACGATCCGTTCCGCCCCATGGGCCACACCTCCCGCGTCCAACGTAACCGTGTCCACGACCACAACTGTGTTGACCGGGGTTCGTCCGGCCGCGCAGTGTCCGGCCGTCAGAATCCACCGGCTGTTGACGATCGATCCACCGCAAAAGTGCGCACCGGCGGCGGAACGCAACGATACCTGGTACGGGAACTGACCTTCGGCGGCGTCCGAACCTCCAACGATGCGACCTGCCCGACCCGGCAGGGCAACGGCTGCGGAAAGGGCGATGCAGCCGAACAGGAAAAGCAAACTTGAACG harbors:
- the LOC120428657 gene encoding chymotrypsin-2-like, whose product is MFRSSLLFLFGCIALSAAVALPGRAGRIVGGSDAAEGQFPYQVSLRSAAGAHFCGGSIVNSRWILTAGHCAAGRTPVNTVVVVDTVTLDAGGVAHGAERIVVHPQYAEGNLANDIAVIRVAVPIVFSSRVGPVSLAAELLEEGAGATLSGWGQTAVTGLLSNHLQYASVDIITREECMNRHGAGTVGRIHEFSMCASSTVGAGVCMGDGGSPLTFSGLQEGIVSWGVPCGRQEPDVYTRVSAYRTWISQNTAE